Part of the Candidatus Hydrogenedens sp. genome, AGTATTTATGAACCCTCATACAGGTTTTCCTACTTTCTTTTTTTTAATGTGTTCATGCCTAAAATATTTTTTCATTTGGTAAATAAAAGGCACCGAACAAAACTGACCATTGCCTATTATATTTCTATAATTTTAGGAGTAATAAATGAAAGCCACTGTTGAATGTTTAGAATGTTTCATGAGACAAGCCTATCGTTCTTCCTTGTTAGCCACGAACGATATAGAAGTTCGTAGACAAATTTTGGTGAAAGTCGGTGAAGAATTAGGAAAAATGGACCTGTCCTACTCCCCTGCCGAACTTTCTCTTGTCATCTATCAAATCACCAATCAATTATCTGGCAATCCTGACCCTTATGCAGAACAAAAAAAGATACAAAATGATTTGGCTCTACGCATTGAAGATGAACTACGACAGATAAAAAATCAAAGTCAGTATCCTTTGCTAACAGCACTTCAACTTTCTGCCGCTGGAAATATCATTGATTTAGGAATTTTGAAATCGGATGAAATAGATGTTCATTCAGCAATCGAACATGCAATCACTATAAGTTTTGAAGTAAATCACTTCGAGCAATTTGAAAAAGACCTACAACACAGTAAAGAACTACTTTTCTTTTTAGACAATGCAGGTGAAATAGTTTTTGATAAAATTTTGATAGAAGAATTACAAAAATATACAAAAGTAACTGCCGTAGCCAAAGGTTCTCCCATTATTAATGATGCATGCATGGAAGATGTCTATAAAGTCAAATTAAATGAGGTATGCAATGTTATTGCCATGGAAAAAGGTTGGATTGGGGCTCCATGGAGACAGTTAGAGCAATCCCTGCGGGAAAAAATGGATAACGCAGATATTATTTTAGGCAAAGGTCAGGGCAATTATGAGACTTTAGACGATTATCCCGGAAACGTTTATCTCCTTTTAAAAGCCAAATGTCCCGTAGTAGCAAAACACATGGGCGTAAATGAAGGTGAAATAGGCTTCATATCTACAAAATTAGCAGTGAAATAATCTCTCTTTTCTATGCAAACAAAAATACCCATAGAACGAATAGAAGCAGGAAACATGAGTTCTCTAAATAATGTTATGATTTTAATTTTGAAATAAATTATTATATGTTTTCGAAGGGGTAAAATTATTTGAAGAAAAGAATATTCTCTCTTATCACGAGGTGGATATAATTTATTCGGAGATTTCATACATACCCTTCACGATTTTTATCACAAATTTTGGCAAAGAAAAAGAATAATTTTACATTTAAGATGTAGGTTACTTTTTTGCGGAACGGGGAACAACGAGGATAGGACATTCTGCACGGCGGACAACTCGTTCTACGACACTTCCAAAGAATGGGCGTTCCCAATTACTATGTCCTCGACGACCCATAACAATAATATCTGCATGAATTTCATTTGCAAAATCTAATATGGTCTGGTAATCTCTCCCAATTTTTATTTCAACATGGACCATAATTTCGGGCGGGATTTTTGATAAATAAGACTGCCTAATACGCTCATCGATGTCCTGCCTTGCTTTGTCATCAATATTGTCTACTTCGTAAATATAAGTTTTCCAGAATTCTGCTTCTGGCTCCGGGATTACATGCAGGATGATTAATAAAGAACCGGGTCGTCGAAGCACTATATCCAGGGCATGTTGAAAGGCAATATTCGCATTCTCTGAAAAATCTGTGCAAAAAAGCACTTTTTGTGTTACATCAAGTTTGTTATCTTGTTTGGACATAAGTTTGTCCTCCTTCAAATTAGATAGTGCCTAACCAGTTGGGAAACCAAAGAACCAAACCGGGGAATATTAAAAATAAAACGCTCACTATCACTAATATCCATAGAAAAGGAATAGACCCACGGAAAACAGTGGATAAAGAAAGACTTCGGTCCATACCACTAACAACATAAACATTAATCCCAACAGGAGGCGAGATAACTCCTATTTGCGTCAGGATAACTATCATTACTCCAAACCATATCGGGTCATATCCCAATTGTTGAACTACAGGATAAAAAATGGGAATGGTCAATAGTATCAACGCCAATGCATCAATAAAACATCCTCCCACCATATAGAAAAACATAACCAAAAAGCATATAGCCCAGGCAGGAAGGGGTAAGGAAATAAGACTATTGGCTATTGTCATCGGTAAGCGTGTAATAGCAAAGAACCTACCTAAAATAACAGCACCTGCCACAATAATTAATATCATACAGGAGGTGCGAAGTGTTTCCATCATGGCACGGATAAACCCCTTCCATGTAATTTGCCGTAAAAGCAGCGATAAGAGAATTGTTCCACCCGCTCCAACTCCTGCACCTTCGGTTGGAGTAAAAAAACCCCAAAAGATACCTATCATAACCGTAAGAAACAAAATAAGCGTCTCAATAACCCCTGTCATAGATAGAATTTTTTCTTTTAAGGAACTTTTTTCTCCCGCAGGACCCAAAGAAGGGTTTTTCAAACAACGGATATAAATGTCTATACAGAAAAGGAAAGCAATAAAAATGCCTGGAAAAATCCCCGCTAAAAATAACTTACCAATAGACTGCTGCGTAAGGATACCATATACAATAAAGACCACACTGGGAGGTATCATCATTCCTAAACCACCTGCAGAAGCCACTGTTCCACTTGCTAACGCAGCATCGTATTTATAACGACGCATTTCCGGTAAAGCCACAGCCGACATCGTTGCGGCAGTTGCCGGACCGGAACCGCAAATAGTTCCAAATAAAGCACAAGCAACAACAGAAGCCATCGCTAAACCACCCGGTAGTGAGCCTATCCAGATATAAGCCGTGCGAAACAATCGTTTACTAATACCGGAATGAAAGGCTACCTGACCCATTAGAACAAATAAAGGAATTACAACAAGGCTTGGATTGGAAAAGGTATCAATCAAATCGCTCGACAACATACTGAACCCGGCATTTTTATTGACAACCATCACAAAGCCTGTCAACCCTACACCCATCATAGCGAAGGCAACAGGCATGCTTGCCACGAGAAGGAATAATAAAACGACAATACCTAAAATACCATAACCTGTAAAACTCATGGGCTGATTAACTCCTTCCCCGGTCGGAGTATATGATAAATCTTTACCAAAGAGGTTACTGTGAAAGATAACGCTAACCAGAATGGAACCCAATACACCGGCAATTGCACTGTGGAAGTTACCTCACCCGAACGATAAAGGGACAGCCCATGTTTTATCATGAAATAAATAATTAGTATAAAGAGCGTCAACATCATTAATCGGGAGATAGTGTCGATTATAATTTTCTGAACTTTAGATATTCTTCTAAACAGAAATTCGATAGCAATATGCCCTTTAACAGCCGTAGTATAAGGAAGTGAGCCTCCCAAAACAACAGCACTCGCTAAACGGACATAATCCATACTCCCACGAACACCATTTCCCAGGAACCTACCAATGACATCTGCCATAACAACTATCACGATAAAAAGTAGGGCAATGGCTGAGATAATCCCCAGCAAATACACAAGAATACGAACCCCCCTCCCATAAATTTCCATTAAATTTGAAAAGTTAATTTTCAATGAGACCCTCCACCTTATTGACTGCTAAGTTCCTGAATTCTTTTCTGTGTATCTGCTAATATTTCGGCTCGTGGTAAATTATCCTGGACGGACGCATAATCTTGTATCACAGGTTGAATAGCACTTTTCCACCGCTCTTGTTCCTCCTGTGTAAGGGGAATAATTTCTTTGCCCATACCTGTGATGTATTCTTTCGCTTTCGCATCATCGTCATCCCATGCTTGCGCATGCTTATCTACCCATTCTTCACTTGTAGCCAATATAACATCTTTAATATCTTGGGGTAATTGTTCCCATTTCGTTTTATTCATCACAACAAACATGGCGGTTGTATACCCAATGCAACGGCTATCGGTAACTGCTTGTATTACCTCGCCTTGTTTCCAGCCCTGTAATGTTTCCATCGGACAGAAAGTTGCATCAACAACACCTTTTTGTAGAGCCTCATAGGTTTCAGGTTGGCTCATTCCTACAGGTTGTCCTCCTAATTTTTCAACAATTTTCGTGCACAAACCCGTAGCACGAATTTTCATACCTTTCAGGTCATCCAGAGAACGGACAGGTTTTTTACTAGCTAAGATACCCGGACCATGAACATGAACATACAAAAACTGAACATCTTTCAATTCAGCAGGTTGATATTTTTTAATAATATCCATAGCGACACGGGCTGCCACTTTGCCACTGGGATACCCTAAGGGTAGGTCCAGTACTTCTAATAATGGAAACCTTCCCCGTGTATAAGCAAAGCAACTCATCCCAAGGTCAGAAACTCCATTAATAACACCTTCAAAACATTGGTCTGCTTTTGTCAAAGAACCACCGGGATACATGGTTATCTTCACTTTTCCATTTGTCCGTTTTTCTACTTCCTTAGCCCAACTATCGGCTAATTTATACTGGCTATGGGTGGCGGGGAAAAAAACACTGTAAGTCAGTTCAATAGGCTTCACTTCTGCAGGTTTAGGTTTAGGTTGGGGTTGAGCAGGAGTAGATGGAGCCGATTGATTGGCCGGTTGTTGTCCACCACAATGGGTCAGTAAAAGTGAAAGTAAAACAACAGCAGGAATTAAAAACGCAAAAAAATTCTTTTTCATGATGGAACCCTCCTTAATATAGGATTAATAGTATTTACTATATATACTTAATTGATTTGTTTTCAAATTTACATGATTTTTCAAAGGAACACAATATTACAATTGAAGCTTATAATATTTACCCACCGTTGCTACAAACAATTGACCTTTAAAATTTAAAGTTATTGTCTCCCGTTGTGGGCTGAATTCAGAGAGCACCCAATCCCCCGCAATTTTATCCCCCAAATGGATAAACTGTTCAACAGATTTTTTATCTTTTGTATATAGAGATACACGGAATTGAGGCGAGGTATTATTTCCTTCCGTTTTATCTACAACTTTTGCAAAGCCATGAAAGAAAACTAAAATTTCATTTTCTCGTAGAGAGTTTAAAGTTGCTTCAGATGTTTCCTGAACCTCCATAAATGGAGTTGTCTCGACTGTTGTTGTTTCATTAGCTGTATTATTTTCTACCTTATCATTATCTTCCTTCTGCCCTTCGTTTCCTTTTTCTTCTTTGTTTTCAAGGTCCGGTTTTTTTTCTTGTTGAGGAGCAGTAGTTTCCTTTTTCTGTTCAGGTAAAACCAAGCGAATTTGTTTCGGTTGATAATAATTGCCTTTACCTTCTAATTGGATGGTATAAGTACCTGGGGCAAGTTGGTAAAAAAGGGTAACGGCTTTTTTAGGACCAATTTTTCCACCTTCTTTATTAAAAACCAGGGCAATAGGCTGTGAAGAAAAACTTTCTGTTTTCACTTCATAAGGCATAAAGTTCTTTTTTTCGTCGCCCTCAACAAAGACATTAGCATATACAGGAGCAGGCACATAACGAATGTCATTTCCTAACCAGACAGACCGCATCCCTTTATTCAGGATATTTATCTCTACACGATAGGTTCCCGTAGAGGGAATATATTCTGTCCTTCCAGCGGCTCCCAGTATAGCGTTCCCTTGAAATACTCCAAAACAATCCGTAGAGACAGTAAGAACCGTCAGAAGCGTAATAAGTGTAGAAAGCACAGGTATCCAGGGAAAGCCTTTATCCTTATAAAAGGAAACCCAAACAGCAATACCAATCAATCCCAATACAATATATACGGATACTATTCGAAAAGCAAACAAACCATAGGGCGAGGCTCTTAAATCCCCTCCATACGGAGTTAAACTATACCACACAAAACTAATATGTAATGAAAATAACAAAACATAAATAACCCACAAAATACTTAACCCTATTCCCCGCATTCTCCGATAAGGAATTGAACCTACAAGAGCCAATAGTATTGCGGAGAGAAACAATCCAATAACCATCATTATCAATGTCTTTGGGGATACCAATCCCTGACTTTGGGTCATAGGTATCATTATCAACATAATCAATAAAGCAGAACAGAACCACGCAATCCACGAATCAAGCCCAATTTCTATCTGTCCTCTATCCGGACCAATCCTTGCAACAAAGGTCCCTTGCAAAGAAGGAATATCGAAACGGGAATTAGCACTGATAGCCCTTCTCGCTGTATCTCTTGTGCGAATAAGGTCTAATCGCGCCTGGAATAGTTCCTCTTGTAGTTCACGGGCTTTATTAATATCAATAACACGAGCCTCTTTTTGCTTATCAATACGACTAATATTTTTCTCAATAGACTCTAAGTCTAATTCACAATCTGTAACCAATTGTTCAAGTCGTTCTCGATAAAAAGAAATAGCACTTTGAATAATCTTCAATCGTGCGTCATATTCAGCAAGCCCCTTTTCTCCCACTTCCAGACTTACCTTACCTCCTTCTATCATCTTTTTCCACTCGGCAAATTTGTGTTCCGCATCTGCCCTTAAATCAATATATTTTTGGAGCTCTTTGATAAGAAGCGATAAAACAGAAATATTTTCATCCTCTTCTTCCAGTGGAAAAACAATATCAGGAATTTTATCCGGCAATTTGGAAAAGTCAACATCAATATATCCCCCCGCTAATTCTGGACTTATTATTGAGAGCCAGCCTTCTAAATTCTTCCTCCGTCGCGCCAATCGTTCCCTGCGAATTCTTAGAGGTACAACCGTTTTCCAGTAATGCTTAAATTCTATATCCCCTGTTCGAAAAGAAACTACGATTTTCCCCAATTCCTTTTCTACCTGCTTAAGTTGTTCCAGCACCTCACCATGTCGGGCTTTTATTTTATCATCTAAAGAAGCACGCATTCGGCGCACTTTAGACAAGATTTCTAACAAATCCGTTTTTGTTTCTTTCCCGATAGGTTTCTTTTGCCTTATTGCCTGCAAATATCGCT contains:
- a CDS encoding ARMT1-like domain-containing protein, whose product is MKATVECLECFMRQAYRSSLLATNDIEVRRQILVKVGEELGKMDLSYSPAELSLVIYQITNQLSGNPDPYAEQKKIQNDLALRIEDELRQIKNQSQYPLLTALQLSAAGNIIDLGILKSDEIDVHSAIEHAITISFEVNHFEQFEKDLQHSKELLFFLDNAGEIVFDKILIEELQKYTKVTAVAKGSPIINDACMEDVYKVKLNEVCNVIAMEKGWIGAPWRQLEQSLREKMDNADIILGKGQGNYETLDDYPGNVYLLLKAKCPVVAKHMGVNEGEIGFISTKLAVK
- a CDS encoding universal stress protein, with product MSKQDNKLDVTQKVLFCTDFSENANIAFQHALDIVLRRPGSLLIILHVIPEPEAEFWKTYIYEVDNIDDKARQDIDERIRQSYLSKIPPEIMVHVEIKIGRDYQTILDFANEIHADIIVMGRRGHSNWERPFFGSVVERVVRRAECPILVVPRSAKK
- a CDS encoding TRAP transporter large permease, translated to MSFTGYGILGIVVLLFLLVASMPVAFAMMGVGLTGFVMVVNKNAGFSMLSSDLIDTFSNPSLVVIPLFVLMGQVAFHSGISKRLFRTAYIWIGSLPGGLAMASVVACALFGTICGSGPATAATMSAVALPEMRRYKYDAALASGTVASAGGLGMMIPPSVVFIVYGILTQQSIGKLFLAGIFPGIFIAFLFCIDIYIRCLKNPSLGPAGEKSSLKEKILSMTGVIETLILFLTVMIGIFWGFFTPTEGAGVGAGGTILLSLLLRQITWKGFIRAMMETLRTSCMILIIVAGAVILGRFFAITRLPMTIANSLISLPLPAWAICFLVMFFYMVGGCFIDALALILLTIPIFYPVVQQLGYDPIWFGVMIVILTQIGVISPPVGINVYVVSGMDRSLSLSTVFRGSIPFLWILVIVSVLFLIFPGLVLWFPNWLGTI
- a CDS encoding TRAP transporter small permease, with translation MKINFSNLMEIYGRGVRILVYLLGIISAIALLFIVIVVMADVIGRFLGNGVRGSMDYVRLASAVVLGGSLPYTTAVKGHIAIEFLFRRISKVQKIIIDTISRLMMLTLFILIIYFMIKHGLSLYRSGEVTSTVQLPVYWVPFWLALSFTVTSLVKIYHILRPGKELISP
- a CDS encoding TRAP transporter substrate-binding protein; translation: MKKNFFAFLIPAVVLLSLLLTHCGGQQPANQSAPSTPAQPQPKPKPAEVKPIELTYSVFFPATHSQYKLADSWAKEVEKRTNGKVKITMYPGGSLTKADQCFEGVINGVSDLGMSCFAYTRGRFPLLEVLDLPLGYPSGKVAARVAMDIIKKYQPAELKDVQFLYVHVHGPGILASKKPVRSLDDLKGMKIRATGLCTKIVEKLGGQPVGMSQPETYEALQKGVVDATFCPMETLQGWKQGEVIQAVTDSRCIGYTTAMFVVMNKTKWEQLPQDIKDVILATSEEWVDKHAQAWDDDDAKAKEYITGMGKEIIPLTQEEQERWKSAIQPVIQDYASVQDNLPRAEILADTQKRIQELSSQ